A window of the Natronomonas salina genome harbors these coding sequences:
- the dapB gene encoding 4-hydroxy-tetrahydrodipicolinate reductase, protein MRLVVIGATGRTGGEIVAEASDRGHDVVGVATEAATIESVDVHPSDDLAEVLEGADAAIDFTVPDASREHAALAAEAGVPYVVGTTGFDEQGMSTLREASESVPVLKASNFARGVQALLQVVEAGVEALPGYDVELTETHHNGKRDAPSGTANTILDVVDEAREESLDRTHGREGEHLRDESEVGVHVRRAGNVRGEHEVMLAGNDEVVTLTHRAESRRVFAAGAVDAAEWLAGREAGWYDFADAL, encoded by the coding sequence ATGAGGCTGGTCGTCATCGGCGCGACGGGCCGGACCGGCGGCGAAATCGTCGCGGAGGCGAGCGACCGCGGCCACGACGTCGTCGGCGTCGCCACCGAGGCGGCCACGATCGAGAGCGTCGACGTCCACCCCAGCGACGACCTCGCCGAGGTGCTGGAGGGGGCCGACGCCGCCATCGACTTCACGGTCCCCGACGCCAGCCGCGAGCACGCGGCGCTCGCCGCCGAGGCCGGCGTCCCCTACGTCGTCGGGACGACCGGGTTCGACGAGCAGGGGATGTCCACGCTTCGAGAAGCCAGCGAGTCGGTGCCAGTCCTGAAGGCCTCGAACTTCGCCCGCGGCGTGCAGGCGCTGCTGCAGGTCGTCGAGGCCGGCGTCGAGGCGCTGCCGGGGTACGACGTCGAGCTCACGGAGACCCACCACAACGGCAAGCGGGACGCCCCGAGCGGCACTGCGAACACCATCTTGGATGTGGTCGACGAGGCGCGGGAAGAGAGTCTCGACCGCACCCACGGCCGCGAAGGCGAGCACCTGCGCGATGAGTCCGAGGTCGGCGTCCACGTCCGCCGGGCGGGCAACGTCCGCGGCGAACACGAGGTCATGCTCGCGGGCAACGACGAGGTCGTGACGCTGACCCACCGCGCCGAGTCGCGGCGGGTGTTCGCCGCCGGCGCCGTCGACGCCGCCGAGTGGCTCGCCGGCCGCGAGGCGGGCTGGTACGACTTCGCGGACGCGCTGTAG
- a CDS encoding acyltransferase: MTERIHSIDATRIVAMAFVVAIHTDPFRGLGAYGNLANFAIDSTARFAVPFFFLTSGYLFAAKTADRNTRQFLVEQVRTLASLYVFGLLLAAPVFLAGALADRGADAGSVVRTGTQELAGFVSPLELLYFGNSVSEILWFLPALGYSLVLIYGFDRVDGTRYLLPVSLGLHVVGLLASSYGLFLDVPIEHRDALFFGFFYTSLGYHLGASDWRPDADRSTLYLGAAGAFAALNVVERYVLGYVLTGETVTQGVYTASYTIGTALFSIALFLFLLARPGLGQHTALPSWGKSAVGIYVVHPALLYPLERSGTALRLLGVDGSESVLWHLLLTPTVFFGSWLVYVAVRELGAIQDGQVRLPDAWSVRSADSE, encoded by the coding sequence GTGACAGAACGGATCCACAGTATCGACGCCACGCGCATCGTCGCGATGGCGTTCGTCGTCGCGATTCACACGGACCCGTTCCGCGGCCTGGGAGCGTACGGCAACCTGGCCAACTTCGCGATCGATTCGACGGCGCGGTTCGCCGTCCCCTTCTTCTTCCTGACGTCCGGCTACCTGTTCGCCGCCAAGACGGCCGATCGGAACACGCGGCAGTTCCTCGTCGAGCAGGTGCGGACGCTCGCCTCGCTGTACGTGTTCGGCCTGCTCCTCGCCGCACCTGTCTTCCTCGCGGGAGCGCTCGCAGACAGAGGAGCGGATGCGGGGAGCGTCGTCCGAACGGGCACCCAGGAGCTCGCCGGATTCGTCTCGCCGCTCGAACTGCTCTACTTCGGCAACTCCGTCTCGGAGATCCTCTGGTTCCTCCCGGCGCTGGGGTACTCGCTGGTCCTGATCTACGGCTTCGACAGGGTCGACGGGACCCGGTATCTGCTCCCGGTCTCGCTCGGATTGCACGTCGTCGGCCTCCTGGCGTCCAGTTACGGGCTGTTCCTCGACGTCCCGATCGAGCACCGGGACGCGCTGTTCTTCGGGTTCTTCTACACGAGCCTCGGCTACCACCTCGGCGCGAGTGATTGGCGCCCGGACGCCGACCGGAGTACGCTCTACCTCGGTGCGGCGGGCGCGTTCGCCGCGCTGAACGTCGTGGAGCGGTACGTGCTGGGGTACGTGCTGACGGGCGAGACGGTCACTCAGGGCGTCTACACCGCGAGCTACACGATCGGGACCGCGCTCTTCTCGATCGCGCTGTTCCTGTTCCTCCTGGCGCGACCAGGGCTCGGCCAGCACACAGCACTGCCGTCGTGGGGGAAATCGGCTGTGGGGATCTACGTCGTCCACCCCGCGCTGCTGTACCCCCTGGAGCGCTCGGGGACGGCGCTGCGCTTGCTCGGGGTCGACGGTAGCGAGTCGGTCCTCTGGCACCTCCTCCTGACGCCCACGGTGTTCTTCGGGTCGTGGCTCGTCTACGTCGCAGTCCGGGAGTTGGGCGCCATCCAGGACGGCCAGGTCCGCCTTCCCGATGCGTGGTCGGTCCGGTCCGCCGATTCAGAGTGA
- a CDS encoding 2,3,4,5-tetrahydropyridine-2,6-dicarboxylate N-succinyltransferase — translation MSTLQNDVEELQQRYDEGLTADEVGEEELAVLEEFLQALEAGDVRAAEKRDGEWEANEWVKQGILLNFGLRDIETHSHGGVDYHDVLPLRDTSDLPERGTRNTPDGTVVRRGAYVGSDAIMMSPSFVNIGAYVGDGTLVDSCDTVGSAAQIGDDVKLGANTLIGGVLEPVEAAPVVVEDGVALGAGCRVTSGFVVGENSVVGENTLLTPRIPVYDLVEEEILFGHLPPERRAFTRFVESSVGDHDLFEGGAYKPAVVATDVEDETLEATQREDALRGN, via the coding sequence ATGAGCACACTCCAGAACGACGTCGAGGAACTGCAGCAGCGCTACGACGAGGGACTGACCGCCGACGAGGTCGGCGAGGAAGAACTGGCCGTCCTTGAGGAGTTCCTGCAGGCGCTCGAGGCCGGCGACGTCCGGGCCGCCGAGAAGCGCGACGGCGAGTGGGAGGCCAACGAGTGGGTCAAGCAGGGCATCCTCCTGAACTTCGGCCTGCGCGACATCGAGACGCACAGCCACGGCGGCGTCGACTACCACGACGTCCTGCCGCTGCGCGACACCTCGGACCTCCCCGAGCGCGGCACCCGGAACACCCCGGACGGCACCGTCGTCCGTCGCGGCGCCTACGTCGGCAGCGACGCCATCATGATGAGCCCGTCGTTCGTCAACATCGGCGCGTACGTCGGCGACGGCACGCTCGTCGACTCCTGCGACACGGTCGGCTCGGCGGCCCAGATCGGCGACGACGTCAAGCTCGGCGCGAACACGCTCATCGGCGGCGTCCTCGAACCCGTCGAGGCCGCGCCGGTCGTCGTCGAGGACGGTGTCGCACTGGGCGCCGGCTGTCGCGTGACCTCCGGGTTCGTCGTCGGCGAGAACAGCGTCGTCGGCGAGAACACGCTGCTGACGCCGCGCATCCCGGTCTACGACCTCGTCGAGGAGGAGATCCTCTTCGGCCACCTGCCGCCGGAGCGGCGCGCGTTCACCCGGTTCGTGGAATCGAGCGTCGGTGATCACGACCTCTTCGAAGGCGGCGCCTACAAGCCCGCCGTCGTCGCGACGGACGTCGAGGACGAGACGCTGGAGGCGACCCAGCGCGAGGACGCGCTGCGCGGCAATTGA
- a CDS encoding antitoxin VapB family protein — protein MGTKTISLADDAYEKLKAHKREGESFSDVVRRLTGGVTLSEYYGALDDETADELEGIIEERREGRSETHRERVDRFVNEFDGSGTHL, from the coding sequence ATGGGGACGAAGACGATATCGCTCGCGGACGATGCCTACGAGAAACTCAAGGCCCACAAGCGCGAGGGCGAGAGCTTCAGCGACGTCGTCCGGCGTCTCACCGGCGGCGTCACGCTCTCGGAATACTACGGCGCTCTCGACGACGAGACGGCCGACGAACTCGAGGGGATCATCGAGGAGCGCCGAGAAGGACGCTCCGAGACACACCGCGAACGGGTCGATCGGTTCGTCAACGAGTTCGATGGGTCAGGTACCCACCTCTAA
- a CDS encoding RNA-guided endonuclease InsQ/TnpB family protein, which yields MTVVRNIQVKLDVPADAHSVLDATFEQFREAAQYVADYGWADDPCDITTDQRVLNAATYDEVRAQTDLHSNHVQSARRLAAEALANSQDRLFEGATTSKPTFRGSVVVYGHRTITYNDEHCTLATVDGRVRADYVTPADETGTPFEEYWDREEWERKEATLHKRNGEYYLHVAIEKEPETDVSTVENGVVLGVDLNVDGSLAVTSTGQFLGNADLLNHKRREYERRRGRLQQTGTRSAHLTIQRVGNRFGRWSDDYLHRVSKAIVQEARQHDCAAIAFEDLTNICERISSASKFQQWAFRTIQQYTEYKAEEHGILVATVAPAYTSQRCSHSTCGFTHEHNRDGDEFECLECGKELHADYNAARNIGWRLLQGWHTSGPGGADCQVALKSGTLHANGEFTPATDTGGQSGSPLTSPPL from the coding sequence ATGCGACGTTCGAGCAATTTCGCGAGGCTGCTCAGTACGTTGCGGATTACGGATGGGCCGACGACCCTTGCGACATCACCACTGACCAACGTGTCCTCAACGCTGCAACCTACGATGAGGTACGCGCACAGACCGACCTCCACTCGAATCACGTCCAATCGGCGCGGCGGCTCGCTGCCGAAGCTCTTGCCAACTCTCAGGACCGACTATTCGAGGGGGCCACGACGAGTAAACCCACGTTCCGCGGGTCGGTCGTCGTCTACGGCCACCGCACCATCACGTACAATGACGAACACTGCACACTCGCTACTGTCGATGGGCGTGTTCGTGCCGACTATGTCACGCCCGCAGACGAGACAGGGACGCCGTTCGAAGAGTACTGGGACCGTGAGGAGTGGGAGCGCAAGGAAGCGACGCTGCACAAGCGGAACGGTGAGTACTACCTCCATGTTGCCATCGAGAAGGAGCCGGAGACGGACGTGTCGACTGTTGAGAACGGAGTGGTTCTCGGCGTCGACCTCAATGTGGATGGCTCTCTGGCCGTCACCAGCACAGGACAGTTCCTCGGCAACGCCGACTTACTGAATCACAAGCGTCGCGAGTACGAACGGCGACGCGGGCGCCTCCAGCAGACAGGGACGCGGTCGGCCCACCTCACCATCCAGCGCGTCGGTAATCGGTTCGGGCGATGGAGCGACGACTATCTCCATCGGGTCTCGAAAGCCATCGTTCAGGAGGCCCGTCAACACGACTGTGCTGCGATTGCATTCGAGGATTTAACGAACATCTGCGAGAGGATCTCGAGTGCCTCGAAGTTCCAGCAGTGGGCCTTCCGGACGATCCAGCAGTACACCGAGTACAAGGCCGAAGAACACGGCATTCTGGTGGCCACAGTCGCCCCCGCCTACACGAGTCAGCGCTGCAGTCACTCGACCTGTGGGTTCACCCACGAGCACAACCGTGACGGCGATGAGTTCGAGTGCCTTGAATGCGGGAAGGAACTGCACGCCGACTACAATGCCGCCCGAAATATCGGGTGGCGATTGCTCCAGGGCTGGCACACGTCTGGCCCTGGAGGGGCCGACTGTCAGGTGGCCCTGAAGTCAGGGACGCTGCACGCGAACGGCGAGTTTACGCCTGCCACCGACACGGGTGGTCAGAGCGGGAGTCCACTGACAAGCCCACCCCTTTAG